A stretch of DNA from Methanomassiliicoccales archaeon:
TTCAATTTTTCAAACCATGGAACAGAGATTGATCATTCCATCGACCTCCTTGTCAAGCTCGTATGCGAGCATGGGGATCATCCTGATATGCCAGCTCGATGGCTTTGGTGGCTAGCGCAATGTCGACCATCTTCTCCTTATGAGGTTTCTTCCTTAGGTCCCGTCCACATTCTTCGCAAGTGCGGTTGCATTTCGCGCATTGCTTTCGACCAGAATAATCCTTCAGATCGAAGTCATGAACGATGACGCCTGACTTGGCCATGTGATTGAGCGCCCTGCGTTGCGCTTGGTTCCTCCTGTCGACCGACGTGAAATAGTAGGTCCTATGGATCGGGTCAAGGTCCCCCTCGATGTGTGGTAGGAGGAGCCTAGCGAGATCCGGGGGCCAAACGTTCTTTCCCAACCTCTTCGAGCTTAAGAACAAGTTAGAGCCATCAACTAAAATGACCACTCTTTTCCCCATATGTCGATGGAGGTGGCGTCGTTCGATGATGTTTGCCAACAAAGGTA
This window harbors:
- a CDS encoding NYN domain-containing protein, which encodes MGKRVVILVDGSNLFLSSKRLGKNVWPPDLARLLLPHIEGDLDPIHRTYYFTSVDRRNQAQRRALNHMAKSGVIVHDFDLKDYSGRKQCAKCNRTCEECGRDLRKKPHKEKMVDIALATKAIELAYQDDPHARIRA